From the genome of Mixophyes fleayi isolate aMixFle1 chromosome 2, aMixFle1.hap1, whole genome shotgun sequence, one region includes:
- the NUCKS1 gene encoding nuclear ubiquitous casein and cyclin-dependent kinase substrate 1: protein MSRPVRNRKVVDYSQFQDSDDEDYGRESAPPPKKARASTREVKEKRRSGKNSQEDSDDSEEKDVKKTKKEERDSAEDFGSDDDLATGDGKPDKDYESAKKSKKGKKPTPEKRRGSKSRKRSAQDDSDDEKEQRKNVRQQRQAASKAVSKQREMLMGDAGSEDEEQEEEDETQFLEKDSGSDEDFMVEDDDDSDYGRSKKKKKIVKKPLPEKKQKKVPKPRLKATVTPSPVKAKGKSRTAASKASKEKSPSPKAEEEEEEDDEPETPPPEKKPASPPQEKSGEEASDEEAQSTED from the exons ATGTCCAGGCCGGTCAG GAACAGAAAAGTGGTTGATTATTCACAGTTTCAGGATTCTGATG ACGAGGACTATGGAAGAGAATCTGCCCCACCACCCAAGAAGGCTCGGGCATCTACAAGAGAAGTGAAAGAGAAAAGGCGGTCTGGTAAAAATTCGCAGGAAGACAG TGATGATTCAGAAGAGAAGGACGTCAAGAAAACCAAAAAAGAAGAGCGTGACTCTGCAG aGGACTTTGGCAGCGATGATGACTTGGCCACAGGGGATGGAAAGCCAGACAAGGACTATGAAAGTGCAAAAAAGAGTAAAAAAGGCAAAAAACCCACCCCTGAAAAGAGGCGTGGTTCCAAGTCAAGGAAGAGGTCTGCTCAAG atgacagtgatgatgaaAAGGAACAACGTAAAAATGTCCGCCAACAAAGACAAGCAGCATCCAAGGCTGTTTCcaagcagagagagatgctgatggGTGATGCTGGCAGTGAAGACGAGGAACAAGAGGAGGAAGACGAAACACAGTTTCTGGAGA AGGATTCCGGCAGTGATGAAGATTTCATggtggaagatgatgatgacagtgattATGGTCGatcaaagaagaagaagaaaattgtgaaaaaacctcTGCCTGAGAAGAAACAGAAAAAAGTACCCAAGCCCAGGCTAAAAGCTACAG TAACGCCCAGCCCAGTGAAGGCCAAAGGAAAGAGCCGCACTGCAGCCTCAAAAGCATCCAAGGAAAAATCTCCGTCGCCCAAagctgaggaggaggaagaagaggatgaTGAACCAGAGACGCCACCGCCAGAGAAGAAACCTGCCAGCCCTCCACAAGAGAAGTCTGGGGAAGAGGCATCTGATGAAGAAGCTCAGTCCACAGAAGACTAA